Genomic segment of Candidatus Bathyarchaeia archaeon:
ATCTCACCTCTAACGATTCTCTTCAGACAGTTCAAGAGCATCCTCATACTGATACTTGTTGGTGCCACGATTATTTCTCTGGTCACAGGGCACGGTGTTGACGCTGTAGTTATCTTTGCCATAGTGCTTGTTTCAGCCGTGCTTGGTTTTACTCAAGAGTACCGTGCA
This window contains:
- a CDS encoding cation-transporting P-type ATPase, yielding MSAEEKWHASEVAEALERLETNTSGLSQEEAASRLKQYGFNELAAVGKISPLTILFRQFKSILILILVGATIISLVTGHGVDAVVIFAIVLVSAVLGFTQEYRA